A genomic region of Alistipes megaguti contains the following coding sequences:
- a CDS encoding DUF5689 domain-containing protein, whose protein sequence is MKTILYHIWNWAFWRTFLLLMAGVMFAGCEKDETTEKYLYLLDPDRNPLEELSYGVSGGRQDFLMYSNYGHWQLIPTYAEDAGWITFWPTEGVGDARFSTLVKENKTAYRRYGELNVVVDGKSVMVLKFNQEAAEPVLEVDMGEAGKTVSVKGESFTVNVTSNVDWVAELVDPEDASWVSIGEFTDRTQTFVCAANEGDVAREARVRIRAYGTSLSREFVIYQADRTTAFENARQIPISDLLAMGEGKISENVYVVGSVISDRTTRNYPVAYGKNGENPANTMFIQDADAGLWIELENEADNTYDLNDRVTIHMYGQIIARDAYTNGLKIDRLSSSAVQTSEPGPAVEPIVLDDVSQLSHYENRLVTLRNVEFALPYGTLVNINEAGYLGVEQNAAYQASADYNDLTIEYGHYVRDAHGNTTKLYTTWSFTERALSMMPEGAGDITGIVNKRYKCNVYDGRDESRHKVESWCIRVRHESDITNFDADPATRLSKTIMQIGPWTDNKGALPTVMASVGQGQLKHSVGVDVLGSTSGNTQQMYLAWAHARCTAATWNEQTGSWLPTYGNTKGVQYIALMAQNWWKNTSAVNSDTDGCCWILSNLSTAGYTGQISLQFTASSNTLGPMYFQMEWAETDDAKEWTPIGYEYVASNWHSCIHAPEYLFVLPDELKDRASFAIRLRATRQRNASDNEDTAEGTSRLGIIRMSCLDM, encoded by the coding sequence ATGAAAACGATATTATATCATATTTGGAACTGGGCCTTTTGGCGCACTTTTCTGCTGCTGATGGCGGGAGTGATGTTCGCCGGCTGCGAGAAGGACGAGACGACGGAGAAGTATCTCTATCTGCTCGATCCCGACCGGAATCCGCTGGAGGAGCTCTCCTACGGCGTCAGCGGAGGGAGGCAGGATTTTCTGATGTACTCGAACTACGGCCATTGGCAGCTGATTCCCACCTATGCCGAGGACGCCGGGTGGATCACCTTCTGGCCCACCGAAGGGGTGGGAGATGCCCGTTTCTCGACGCTCGTCAAGGAGAACAAGACCGCCTACCGGCGTTACGGCGAGTTGAACGTCGTGGTCGACGGCAAGTCGGTCATGGTCCTGAAATTCAACCAGGAGGCAGCCGAGCCCGTTTTGGAGGTCGACATGGGCGAAGCCGGCAAGACGGTGTCGGTCAAGGGCGAGAGCTTCACGGTCAACGTGACGTCGAATGTCGACTGGGTGGCCGAACTGGTCGATCCCGAAGATGCTTCGTGGGTCAGCATCGGGGAGTTCACCGACCGTACGCAGACCTTTGTCTGCGCAGCCAATGAGGGCGACGTCGCCCGGGAGGCGCGTGTCCGCATCCGGGCTTACGGCACTTCGCTGTCGCGCGAGTTCGTGATCTATCAGGCCGACCGGACCACGGCCTTCGAAAACGCTCGGCAGATCCCGATCTCCGACCTGCTGGCAATGGGCGAGGGCAAGATCTCCGAGAATGTCTATGTCGTGGGCAGTGTCATCAGCGACCGCACGACACGCAACTATCCGGTAGCCTACGGGAAGAATGGCGAAAATCCCGCCAATACGATGTTCATTCAGGATGCCGATGCGGGTCTGTGGATCGAGCTCGAGAACGAGGCGGACAATACCTACGATCTGAACGATCGGGTGACCATCCACATGTATGGTCAGATCATCGCCCGCGACGCCTATACGAACGGTCTGAAGATCGACCGGCTCTCGTCGTCGGCCGTACAGACCTCCGAACCGGGTCCGGCGGTCGAGCCGATCGTCCTGGACGACGTCTCGCAGCTTTCGCACTACGAGAACCGGCTGGTGACGCTCCGCAACGTGGAGTTTGCACTGCCTTACGGTACGCTGGTCAATATCAACGAAGCGGGTTATCTGGGTGTGGAACAGAACGCAGCCTACCAGGCTTCGGCCGATTACAACGACCTGACGATCGAGTACGGCCACTACGTGCGCGACGCACACGGCAATACGACAAAGCTCTACACCACGTGGTCGTTCACCGAACGGGCGCTGTCGATGATGCCCGAGGGTGCGGGCGACATCACGGGAATCGTCAACAAGCGCTACAAGTGCAACGTGTACGACGGCCGCGACGAGAGCCGCCACAAGGTGGAGTCCTGGTGTATCCGCGTCCGCCACGAATCGGACATCACCAACTTCGATGCCGATCCCGCCACGCGCCTCTCGAAGACGATCATGCAGATCGGGCCGTGGACCGACAACAAGGGGGCGCTGCCGACCGTCATGGCCTCTGTCGGACAGGGACAGCTCAAGCATTCGGTGGGTGTCGACGTCCTGGGTTCGACCTCGGGCAATACGCAGCAGATGTACCTTGCCTGGGCTCATGCCCGCTGCACGGCGGCAACCTGGAACGAGCAGACCGGCAGTTGGCTCCCGACCTACGGCAACACGAAGGGCGTACAGTACATCGCCCTGATGGCGCAGAACTGGTGGAAGAACACCTCGGCGGTGAATTCCGATACCGACGGCTGCTGCTGGATTCTTTCGAATCTCTCCACGGCGGGCTATACGGGGCAGATCTCGCTCCAGTTCACGGCTTCGAGCAATACGCTGGGCCCGATGTACTTCCAGATGGAGTGGGCCGAGACGGACGATGCGAAGGAGTGGACCCCGATCGGTTACGAGTATGTCGCCTCCAACTGGCACAGTTGCATCCATGCTCCCGAGTACCTCTTCGTGCTCCCCGATGAGCTGAAGGACCGTGCAAGCTTCGCAATCCGTCTCCGCGCCACGCGTCAGCGGAACGCCAGCGACAACGAGGATACCGCCGAAGGAACGAGCCGTCTGGGCATCATCCGCATGTCGTGCCTGGATATGTAG
- a CDS encoding calcineurin-like phosphoesterase family protein has product MKYSLYLLRMLLLATCLWSLTGCSEEEPKEFVQPDRLVRNLYLASVMSVYEGQQLTLQGRGFEAGDLLSLRAEGLRVEMPVGNVTDKTASVVVPAELVRGTYEVYVVRGSAEQYVTTVRIYLTIDQEVPDKEGYNLKGIVYCGDRGVAGVRVSDGIETTVTDENGYYWLASAKSLGYVFITLPSGYEPAVFDSDMMGFWAGLTAGTDVCEVHNFELVEVDNDRHVMLVGSDLHLANKQNDLNFFSNGFLAETQAFADSSPLPVYCLIAGDMTWDRYWYDNDFAIADYKRLLSSSGYTVPVFHTMGNHDNDPYVTGDVLGQTPYCNTLGPNYYSFNLGRVHYVVLDDIDWINTGGAEGVVGDRNFNALVSLAQMEWLADDLAAVEDKTAPLVICLHVQLHGNYNSSFTNVPRMSSTTGGTAALLKAVEGFSDVHFITGHTHYNSTMVIDDGIIEHNTAAVCETWWWSSFYSNRAICVDGTPAGYGVYTFSDKKVEWYYKGIGEEPDCQFRSYDMNVVKAHLNTNLYKSYLSKYPSRTNGGYDYASVGENEVFINVWNYDPQWRVEVFENDVSLPVKRLLQRDPLHTIVFDIPRVEQGADATSDWASCPMSHIFSVQASSATSTLEIQVTDRFGNRWSEQMVRPKAFTKSMK; this is encoded by the coding sequence ATGAAATATTCGTTGTATCTGTTGAGAATGCTCCTGTTGGCGACCTGTCTCTGGTCGCTGACGGGCTGCTCCGAAGAGGAGCCGAAGGAGTTCGTGCAACCCGATCGGCTGGTCCGCAATCTCTATCTCGCCTCCGTGATGAGTGTCTACGAGGGGCAGCAGCTCACGCTGCAGGGCCGGGGCTTCGAGGCGGGCGATCTCCTGTCGCTCCGCGCCGAGGGGCTGCGCGTCGAGATGCCGGTCGGCAACGTGACGGACAAGACGGCAAGTGTCGTCGTGCCGGCGGAGCTGGTCCGCGGCACTTACGAGGTTTACGTGGTTCGCGGTTCCGCGGAGCAGTATGTCACCACGGTCCGTATCTATCTGACCATCGACCAGGAGGTCCCCGACAAGGAGGGCTACAACCTCAAGGGAATCGTCTATTGCGGGGATCGGGGCGTGGCCGGTGTGCGGGTCTCCGACGGTATCGAGACCACGGTGACCGATGAAAACGGTTACTATTGGCTCGCGTCGGCCAAGTCGCTGGGCTATGTTTTCATCACGCTGCCCTCGGGATACGAACCGGCGGTCTTCGACAGCGACATGATGGGATTCTGGGCCGGACTGACCGCCGGAACCGATGTCTGCGAGGTGCACAATTTCGAGCTCGTGGAGGTGGACAACGACCGCCACGTGATGCTGGTGGGCTCCGACCTTCATCTGGCCAACAAACAGAATGACCTGAATTTCTTCAGCAACGGATTCCTCGCCGAAACGCAGGCGTTTGCCGATTCGAGTCCGCTGCCGGTCTACTGCCTGATTGCGGGCGACATGACCTGGGACCGCTATTGGTACGACAACGACTTTGCAATAGCCGATTACAAGCGGCTGTTGTCCTCCAGCGGTTATACGGTTCCGGTCTTCCACACGATGGGCAACCACGACAACGATCCCTATGTCACGGGCGACGTCCTGGGACAGACGCCCTATTGCAATACGCTGGGTCCGAACTACTATTCGTTCAACCTCGGGCGTGTGCACTATGTGGTGCTGGACGACATCGACTGGATCAATACCGGCGGTGCGGAGGGGGTTGTCGGAGACCGCAATTTCAATGCGCTGGTTTCGCTGGCTCAGATGGAGTGGCTGGCCGACGACCTGGCTGCCGTAGAGGACAAGACGGCTCCGCTGGTCATCTGCCTCCATGTGCAGCTTCATGGGAACTACAACTCCTCGTTCACCAACGTTCCCCGCATGTCCAGCACGACGGGCGGTACGGCCGCCCTGTTGAAGGCCGTCGAAGGCTTCTCCGACGTACACTTCATCACGGGCCACACGCACTACAACAGCACGATGGTCATTGACGACGGGATCATCGAGCACAATACCGCTGCGGTGTGCGAGACCTGGTGGTGGAGCAGTTTCTACTCCAACCGTGCGATCTGCGTGGACGGGACCCCGGCCGGTTACGGCGTCTACACCTTCTCGGACAAGAAGGTCGAGTGGTACTACAAGGGGATCGGCGAGGAGCCTGACTGCCAGTTCCGCAGCTACGACATGAACGTGGTCAAGGCCCATCTGAACACCAACCTCTACAAATCCTACCTCTCGAAATATCCGAGCCGTACGAACGGCGGATACGACTATGCGTCGGTCGGTGAGAACGAGGTCTTCATCAACGTCTGGAACTACGATCCGCAGTGGCGTGTCGAGGTCTTCGAGAATGACGTGTCGTTGCCGGTCAAGCGGTTGCTCCAGCGCGATCCGCTCCACACGATCGTCTTCGACATCCCGCGTGTGGAGCAGGGGGCCGATGCCACCTCCGACTGGGCTTCGTGTCCCATGTCGCACATCTTCTCGGTGCAGGCGTCCAGTGCGACCAGCACGCTTGAGATCCAGGTGACCGACCGCTTCGGCAATCGGTGGAGCGAGCAGATGGTGCGGCCGAAGGCCTTTACGAAGAGTATGAAATAA
- a CDS encoding BACON domain-containing protein — protein sequence MKRDLLNRIRTLFLVLAGVWFAACSESEVEEPTLGVNTTSVSANKRGLTYEGGDVTFEVTSNVYWVINIDEEADWLTVSPRAAYGSHQVHVTAAVNTGEARTATLYFDSLDGVTTRIEVRQGSADELIYYLRTGMGTEPVSAPVAVSDFSEWGADGVGAAAALFSGVHAEVVSDLASTGYEAATGGNAVLLADAAGVEDGQAPSFSVSGISLIGDRYFRVKVGVAPVSGQPDDAQLRLLAGNGGDEFIEVPCEWLESEAESAWKELLACFYVPEETESLDLRIENTGGACCLDDFRFYEGNVGEGHELVFQVGADDGLPEGHVYFEDDFSWVTDVYGGTDYVGTWPTPLTAEQYWNGVTAAAFGDEAYNTLINSGWVTDDNKLKERVYLRIGYIKMGRGSNAAGCGGGLVTPTLEIKHNCTANVKVSFDCCIYVSSGGSWDPSTMQVRVIGPGTINDDVSTVKLFEMQTATPMQWETKECIVYGATDQTQIVFESVEEVKANRWFFDNVRLVKAGADEQPPVELIPLDVPEVTYDQDGSTASSVRFSWQAVENAARYEYTYTCLNCGEVVESRSGETTEPSVVFDGLIAGTSCSLTVRALPAEEDATYEASEWSDPVEGAVKSSVTGVDSHPVGYALLEDDLSWVTVGVYGQESFVDTYPGNPDGIRFDKVSAAGKALLEEKGWEMTSSNSAAYLYDGSIKLGTSSAVGSVFTPRVAAIDPGTKVNAEVIVGGTAFLGTNDYYDDDAAAITIEGDGTFEDGSKCVEFRMGSWNDWVRHRFVVRDITAATRFRLESRTAAKGRLFFNYLGVVKLDDAYSSASELPQLETPGSVTASEASAYGFDLSWTAVPDATDYTYYVVRPDGRTVATGKSWEPHVHIGGLDGKSVAGHPYFNVRIVANHMNYDSGKQEIPQTYRSSESSRALQVQLVESTAKVYFQDDFSWIDPAGGSALLATNTDWINTYCTTDTMIRFDKLEEEGTSLHGWSYDSSKKSVYTRPGYIHLNSSSAQGLLISPALTAISGTDDVEVSFDATYFYQYFSKTADTNKTLTIALRGAGTIEGATDGVLTVTLSRGNAWESFTFRILGADATTQVLFGPAVASKNRVQFDNFRAVSLTK from the coding sequence ATGAAAAGAGATCTATTGAATCGGATCCGAACGTTGTTCCTCGTGCTGGCCGGCGTGTGGTTCGCGGCATGCAGCGAGTCCGAGGTTGAGGAGCCGACCCTTGGGGTCAATACGACGAGCGTGAGTGCCAACAAGCGCGGTCTGACCTACGAGGGGGGCGACGTCACCTTCGAGGTCACGTCCAACGTCTACTGGGTCATCAACATCGACGAAGAGGCGGATTGGCTCACGGTATCGCCCCGTGCCGCCTACGGCAGCCATCAGGTCCATGTTACGGCCGCTGTGAATACGGGCGAGGCCCGTACGGCGACGCTTTACTTCGATTCGCTGGATGGTGTGACTACCCGGATCGAGGTGCGGCAGGGCTCGGCCGACGAACTGATCTATTATCTGCGGACGGGGATGGGAACGGAGCCAGTGAGTGCTCCGGTTGCGGTCTCCGACTTCTCGGAGTGGGGGGCCGACGGGGTAGGTGCGGCCGCGGCACTCTTCTCGGGAGTCCATGCCGAAGTGGTCTCCGACCTCGCCTCCACGGGCTATGAGGCTGCGACGGGCGGCAATGCCGTGCTGCTGGCTGATGCCGCTGGAGTTGAGGATGGACAGGCTCCCTCGTTCTCGGTCAGCGGCATATCGCTCATCGGCGACCGCTATTTCCGGGTCAAGGTCGGGGTTGCTCCCGTTTCGGGACAGCCGGATGATGCGCAACTGCGGTTGTTGGCCGGGAACGGCGGCGACGAGTTCATTGAGGTGCCCTGTGAATGGTTGGAGTCCGAAGCGGAGAGCGCCTGGAAGGAGCTCCTTGCCTGCTTCTATGTTCCCGAGGAGACCGAGAGCCTCGACCTGCGCATTGAAAACACGGGCGGCGCCTGCTGTCTGGACGATTTCCGCTTCTACGAGGGAAATGTGGGCGAGGGCCATGAACTCGTTTTCCAGGTCGGGGCCGACGACGGTCTGCCCGAAGGACATGTCTATTTCGAGGATGATTTCAGTTGGGTGACCGATGTCTACGGCGGAACCGATTATGTCGGGACCTGGCCGACGCCGCTCACGGCCGAGCAGTATTGGAATGGCGTGACGGCTGCCGCTTTCGGTGACGAGGCCTACAATACGCTGATCAATTCGGGCTGGGTGACCGACGACAACAAACTCAAGGAGCGGGTCTACCTGCGGATCGGCTACATCAAGATGGGCCGGGGCTCGAATGCCGCGGGCTGCGGTGGCGGTCTGGTGACCCCGACGCTGGAGATCAAGCACAACTGCACGGCCAACGTGAAGGTGAGCTTCGATTGCTGCATCTACGTCTCTTCGGGCGGCTCGTGGGATCCTTCGACCATGCAGGTGCGCGTCATCGGCCCGGGGACGATCAACGACGACGTCTCGACGGTGAAGCTCTTCGAGATGCAGACCGCGACCCCGATGCAGTGGGAAACCAAGGAGTGCATCGTCTACGGCGCGACGGACCAGACGCAGATCGTCTTCGAGTCGGTCGAGGAGGTCAAGGCGAATCGTTGGTTCTTCGACAACGTCCGTCTGGTGAAGGCCGGAGCCGACGAGCAGCCTCCCGTGGAGCTGATTCCGCTCGATGTGCCCGAGGTTACCTACGATCAGGATGGGTCGACGGCCAGTTCGGTGCGTTTCAGCTGGCAGGCCGTGGAGAATGCCGCCCGGTACGAATATACGTATACCTGTCTGAATTGCGGCGAGGTCGTCGAATCGCGGAGCGGCGAGACGACGGAGCCGAGCGTGGTGTTCGACGGGCTGATTGCCGGGACGAGCTGTTCGCTGACCGTACGCGCCCTCCCGGCTGAAGAGGATGCGACCTATGAGGCCTCGGAGTGGAGCGATCCGGTCGAAGGTGCGGTCAAGAGCTCCGTGACGGGTGTCGATTCGCATCCGGTGGGATATGCCCTGCTCGAAGACGACCTGTCGTGGGTGACGGTGGGCGTCTATGGCCAGGAGAGCTTCGTGGATACCTATCCGGGCAATCCGGACGGCATCCGTTTCGACAAGGTTTCGGCAGCCGGAAAGGCGCTGCTCGAAGAGAAGGGCTGGGAGATGACTTCGAGCAACTCCGCCGCCTATCTGTATGACGGAAGCATCAAGTTGGGAACCTCGTCGGCCGTGGGGTCGGTCTTCACGCCCCGGGTTGCGGCCATCGATCCGGGGACGAAGGTCAACGCCGAGGTGATTGTCGGCGGTACGGCCTTCCTCGGGACCAACGACTATTACGACGATGATGCGGCCGCCATTACGATCGAGGGTGACGGAACCTTCGAGGATGGTTCGAAGTGTGTGGAGTTCCGCATGGGCAGTTGGAACGACTGGGTGCGCCACCGCTTCGTCGTGCGCGACATTACCGCTGCGACACGCTTCCGCCTCGAATCGCGAACGGCGGCGAAGGGTCGTCTCTTCTTCAATTATCTCGGGGTGGTGAAACTCGACGACGCCTATTCGTCGGCTTCGGAGCTCCCGCAGCTGGAGACTCCGGGGAGTGTCACCGCGTCGGAAGCCTCGGCTTACGGTTTTGACCTGAGCTGGACGGCGGTGCCCGATGCAACCGACTATACCTATTATGTTGTGCGTCCCGACGGCCGCACGGTGGCAACGGGCAAGAGTTGGGAACCGCATGTACATATCGGCGGGCTCGACGGCAAGAGCGTCGCGGGACACCCGTACTTCAACGTGCGGATCGTGGCCAACCACATGAACTACGACTCCGGCAAGCAGGAGATTCCGCAGACTTACCGTTCGTCGGAGAGCTCGCGGGCGCTGCAGGTCCAACTTGTCGAGAGCACGGCTAAGGTCTACTTCCAGGACGATTTTTCGTGGATCGACCCGGCGGGTGGGAGTGCCCTGCTGGCGACCAATACGGACTGGATCAATACCTATTGCACGACGGATACAATGATCCGTTTCGACAAGCTGGAGGAGGAGGGAACCTCGCTCCACGGATGGAGTTATGACAGCAGCAAAAAGAGCGTCTATACGCGTCCCGGATATATCCACCTGAACTCCTCGTCGGCGCAGGGCCTGCTGATCTCGCCCGCCCTTACGGCCATTTCGGGAACCGATGATGTGGAGGTGTCGTTCGATGCCACCTACTTCTACCAGTATTTCTCGAAGACGGCGGATACGAACAAGACCCTGACGATCGCTTTGCGCGGGGCCGGAACCATCGAAGGGGCAACGGACGGCGTGTTGACCGTCACGCTCTCGCGGGGCAATGCCTGGGAGAGCTTCACTTTCCGCATCCTGGGCGCCGATGCTACGACACAGGTGCTGTTCGGGCCTGCGGTTGCCAGCAAGAACCGGGTTCAGTTCGACAATTTCCGGGCCGTTTCGTTGACGAAGTAA
- a CDS encoding S1/P1 nuclease has protein sequence MKLKIWKYTLLFLSLVGLAFPAAAWDRTRHDAIAAIAEQHLTRRAKRNIARYLEHSIVYYASYMDKHRNAPGFRDIEHVSYVDGQMQLVDTLREGKMNCVVALMQACDRLRNYREMDDSLVRLNLMYVIHIAGDMHCPSHVKYPGCKSGRAVLNGKKMSYHAVWDWGVLDRAHGWSYSEYREQLDTHSKRERRAIAAGTPREWVHETAVDCRVIYDWQRPDEVYDNAFVQDTYLLAERQLVRAAYRLAALLNELFG, from the coding sequence ATGAAATTGAAAATTTGGAAATACACCCTGCTGTTCCTCTCGCTCGTGGGGTTGGCGTTCCCGGCGGCGGCCTGGGACCGCACGCGCCACGATGCCATCGCTGCGATCGCCGAACAGCATCTGACCCGCCGCGCCAAACGCAACATCGCCCGTTATCTGGAGCACTCCATCGTCTACTATGCCTCCTACATGGACAAGCATCGTAACGCCCCGGGCTTCCGCGATATCGAGCATGTCAGCTATGTCGACGGGCAGATGCAATTGGTCGACACCCTGCGCGAGGGCAAGATGAATTGTGTCGTAGCGTTGATGCAGGCCTGCGATCGTCTGCGCAACTACCGGGAGATGGACGATTCACTTGTGCGGTTGAATCTGATGTATGTCATTCACATCGCCGGGGACATGCATTGCCCGAGTCATGTGAAGTATCCGGGGTGTAAGAGCGGTCGGGCCGTGCTCAACGGCAAGAAGATGTCCTACCATGCCGTATGGGACTGGGGCGTGCTCGATCGGGCGCATGGCTGGAGCTATTCGGAGTACCGCGAACAGTTGGACACTCATTCAAAACGTGAGCGTCGGGCCATAGCGGCCGGGACTCCGCGCGAATGGGTGCATGAGACGGCCGTCGACTGCCGGGTGATCTACGACTGGCAGCGGCCCGACGAGGTGTACGACAATGCTTTTGTGCAGGATACCTACCTGCTTGCTGAACGGCAGCTTGTCCGGGCGGCTTACAGACTGGCAGCGCTGCTCAACGAATTGTTCGGGTGA
- a CDS encoding signal peptidase II, with protein MNLKKISLLVILLLVADQALKIWIKTHMHLDESIIVFPDWFQLRFIENKGAAFGMHIASGSGFDWGKLLLGLLRIVMVGFIGWLICHLSRKRETTPKGVIVGLALIFAGALGNILDSAFYGLIFSESTPYTVAEFGGHYAGFMMGKVVDMFYFPLFQWNGVPRVLRFLVDSNNYFFGAIFNLADAYISVAVIYLLLFQYRFFSK; from the coding sequence ATGAATCTGAAAAAAATCTCCCTGCTCGTCATACTGCTGCTCGTCGCGGACCAGGCCCTGAAGATCTGGATCAAGACCCACATGCATCTCGACGAGTCGATCATCGTCTTTCCCGACTGGTTCCAACTCCGCTTCATCGAGAACAAGGGGGCCGCATTCGGCATGCACATCGCCTCGGGCAGCGGATTCGACTGGGGCAAACTACTCCTGGGACTGCTGCGCATCGTAATGGTGGGATTCATCGGATGGCTCATCTGCCACCTCTCGCGCAAACGGGAGACCACGCCAAAAGGGGTCATCGTGGGGCTGGCGCTGATCTTCGCCGGCGCCCTGGGCAACATCCTCGACAGTGCCTTCTACGGGCTGATCTTCTCCGAGTCGACCCCCTACACCGTCGCCGAATTCGGGGGCCATTACGCCGGATTCATGATGGGCAAGGTGGTCGACATGTTCTATTTCCCGCTTTTCCAATGGAACGGCGTGCCGCGGGTGCTGCGTTTTCTGGTCGACAGCAACAACTATTTCTTCGGAGCGATCTTCAATCTGGCCGATGCATACATCTCGGTAGCGGTGATCTATCTGCTTCTGTTTCAGTACCGGTTTTTCAGCAAATAG